From the genome of Eublepharis macularius isolate TG4126 chromosome 12, MPM_Emac_v1.0, whole genome shotgun sequence, one region includes:
- the LOC129338323 gene encoding heat shock 70 kDa protein 12B-like produces the protein MSLFDEPAMHTLQIGTNGERSRTPSPSNSPRLHNESCSIAPLTPSQSPRNEIQTQRPTPFSVVVAIDFGTTSSGYAFSFANDPEAIHMMRKWEGGDPGVANQKTPTSLLLTPEGAFHSFGYTARDYYHDLDPEEARDWLYFEKFKMKIHSTSDLTMKTELEAVNGKKVQAWEVFAHALRFFKRQAMQELKDQCPALPEKDAIRWVITVPAIWKQPAKQFMREAAYLAGLVPSETPEQLLIALEPEAASIYCRKLRLNQLIDLSYKPQANGLSPDLPIDSSFRQAREQLRRSRHSRTFLVESGVGELWAEMQAGDRYIVADCGGGTVDLTVHQIEQPQGTLKELYKASGGPYGAVGVDLAFEKLLCQIFGEDFIATFKAKRPAAWVDLTIAFEARKRTAAPHRANPLNISLPFSFIDFYRKHRGQNVETALKRSSVNLVKWSSQGMLRMSSEAMNELFQPTISQIINHIDDLMKKPEVEGIKFLFLVGGFAESAMLQHAVQSTFNGVCRVIIPQDVGLTILKGAVLFGLDPTIVRVRRSPLTYGVGVLNKFVEGKHPREKLLVKEGKKWCTDIFEKFVSVDQSVALGEVVQRSYCPARAGQRKIIINIYCCATDDVVYITDPGVRKCGTISLDLEEVDESSSPKRSRREIRASMQFGDTEIKVTAMDVRTSKTVRASIDFLSN, from the exons AGGAATGAAATCCAGACGCAGCGACCCactcctttctctgtggtggtggcCATTGACTTTGGCACGACGTCCAGCGGCTACGCTTTCAGCTTTGCCAATGACCCCGAGGCCATCCACATGATGAG GAAATGGGAAGGTGGAGACCCCGGAGTAGCCAACCAGAAGACCCCCACCAGCCTACTGCTGACTCCGGAGGGTGCTTTCCACAGCTTCGGCTACACGGCCAGAGATTACTACCACGACCTTGACCCCGAGGAGGCTCGGGACTGGCTGTACTTTGAAAAGTTTAAAATGAAGATCCACAGCACCAGT GATTTGACAATGAAAACGGAACTGGAAGCCGTCAATGGGAAGAAGGTGCAAGCCTGGGAGGTCTTTGCTCACGCTCTCCGCTTCTTCAAACGGCAAGCGATGCAG GAACTTAAGGACCAGTGTCCAGCCTTGCCAGAGAAAGATGCCATCCGGTGGGTGATCACGGTgccagccatctggaaacagcctgCCAAACAGTTCATGAGAGAGGCTGCGTATCTG GCTGGGCTGGTTCCATCAGAGACCCCAGAGCAGCTGCTGATCGCCCTTGAGCCAGAAGCCGCCTCTATCTACTGCCGGAAGCTGCGGCTCAACCAGCTGATAGACCTTAGCTACAAGCCGCAGGCCAACGGCCTCTCACCGGACCTTCCCATTGACTCCAGCTTTAGACAAG CCCGAGAGCAGCTGAGACGTTCCCGGCACAGCAGAACCTTCCTGGTGGAGTCTGGAGTGGGCGAGCTTTGGGCCGAAATGCAGGCAG GAGACCGCTACATCGTGGCCGACTGTGGGGGCGGGACGGTGGATCTGACCGTTCACCAAATCGAGCAGCCACAGGGGACGCTGAAGGAACTCTACAAAGCATCAG GGGGTCCATACGGGGCCGTGGGTGTGGATCTCGCCTTCGAGAAGCTGCTCTGCCAGATCTTTGGCGAGGACTTCATTGCCACCTTCAAGGCCAAGCGCCCGGCCGCTTGGGTCGACTTGACCATCGCTTTCGAGGCCCGCAAGCGGACAGCTGCACCCCATCGCGCCAACCCCCTCAACATCTCGCTGCCCTTCTCCTTCATTGACTTCTACCGAAAGCACCGAGGCCAGAATGTGGAGACGGCCCTCAAGCGCAGCAG CGTGAACCTGGTGAAATGGTCCTCCCAAGGGATGCTACGCATGTCGTCCGAGGCCATGAACGAGCTTTTCCAGCCAACCATCAGCCAGATTATTAACCACATTG ATGACCTCATGAAGAAACCGGAAGTCGAAGGAATCAAGTTCCTCTTCCTGGTGGGAGGATTTGCCGAGTCGGCCATGCTGCAGCATGCCGTCCAATCAACTTTCAACGGCGTTTGCCGAGTCATCATCCCCCAGGATGTGGGGCTGACCATCCTTAAAGGGGCAGTGCTGTTTGGCCTGGACCCCACCATTGTCCGGGTGAGGCGCTCGCCCCTGACTTACGGCGTCGGGGTGCTCAACAAGTTTGTGGAGGGCAAGCACCCCAGGGAGAAGCTCCTCGTCAAGGAAGGGAAGAAGTGGTGCACCGACATCTTTGAGAAGTTCGTCTCGGTGGACCAGTCAGTGGCGTTGGGAGAGGTGGTGCAGAGGAGCTACTGCCCAGCCCGGGCAGGGCAACGCAAGATCATCATCAACATCTACTGCTGTGCCACCGACGACGTGGTCTACATCACAGACCCCGGTGTGAGGAAATGTGGCACCATCAGCCTGGACTTGGAGGAAGTGGACGAGTCCAGCTCGCCCAAGAGGAGCCGGCGCGAGATACGGGCGAGCATGCAGTTTGGCGATACGGAGATCAAGGTGACAGCCATGGACGTCCGGACCTCAAAGACTGTGCGGGCCTCCATTGATTTCCTTTCCAACTAA